The Sedimentisphaera salicampi genome includes a region encoding these proteins:
- a CDS encoding beta-L-arabinofuranosidase domain-containing protein, whose protein sequence is MGIVKDQMLYKNLLAITVIILTVLTCSVQSVQAESPTRASMSANPPSDNKIVITPFDYEGVQLLDGPLKVQFDRVKDFYLSLPNNNILYGFRKRAGMYAPGREIGGAYSNTALTFGQWLGAFARMYKVTGDPDIRNKAMYIMDEWARTIEDDGYFLNTEEKLGHPHYVYDKFVQGLVDMYEYVGCERAKRCLDKITGWAEKNLDRSNPYALPTEWYTLSENLYRAYELTGDKRYFDFAKVWEYTDYWGAFAKDNNVFELLKKIDRDNKGYHAYSHVNTFSSAAMAYKVTGKRHYLDTIVNAYKFLKNTQLFATGGYGPEEQLIVPEGLPETLLPVYNGKWDSDLVFHFETACGSWAGFKLSRYLMEFTGQAKYGDWAERLVYNGIGAQPQMNKMGMIMYGSRYHLCGAQKTLTTTWFCCQGTRPLDVTDYHNLIYYKDNKNLYVNLFVPSQVQWHGPDGTVKVIQKTQYPEDETVCFEIQPKKPESRFGLKFRIPMWAHKGVEVMINGTPTEIKTIPGEWACIKRKWHCNDTVTLKFDLSPRIEPLPGYVSPVAVMCGPAVMVKSTARWSNEFIPTKKNLRFPADWLTGRGGRIRYSFSPSMKAPVNRGSRLRSNEVFRPFYDIKPGEFYRMYFERDGQKIIPSEKLSFNGVWKSEDKLHYTEEPGSSFEGKFQGSTVVWEGLRTKEGGKAEICIDGKKVAEVDQYGYTFKGRIDQHKIPFRWSITDLGGGEHEIKVSVLSEKNPKSEATEINIRRLTVY, encoded by the coding sequence ATGGGAATAGTAAAGGATCAGATGTTATACAAAAATCTTTTGGCAATTACGGTTATTATACTAACAGTTCTAACTTGCTCAGTCCAGTCTGTTCAGGCCGAAAGTCCCACCCGCGCTTCTATGTCTGCTAACCCCCCATCAGATAATAAGATCGTAATTACTCCATTCGATTATGAAGGGGTTCAATTGTTAGATGGACCTTTGAAAGTACAATTCGATAGGGTTAAAGATTTTTATCTATCCCTGCCGAATAATAATATTCTTTACGGTTTTCGCAAACGTGCGGGAATGTATGCCCCGGGCAGAGAAATAGGCGGTGCTTACAGCAATACTGCGCTTACTTTTGGACAGTGGTTGGGAGCATTTGCTCGAATGTATAAAGTTACCGGCGATCCCGACATACGTAATAAAGCCATGTATATTATGGATGAATGGGCGCGAACCATTGAAGACGATGGATATTTCCTTAACACTGAAGAGAAGCTTGGCCATCCTCACTATGTCTACGATAAATTTGTCCAGGGCCTGGTGGATATGTATGAATATGTCGGATGCGAAAGAGCTAAACGGTGTCTCGATAAAATAACGGGCTGGGCGGAGAAGAACCTGGACCGCTCGAACCCCTATGCACTTCCTACAGAATGGTACACCCTTTCAGAAAATCTCTATCGGGCTTACGAACTTACCGGCGACAAGCGTTATTTCGATTTCGCAAAAGTCTGGGAATACACTGATTATTGGGGAGCTTTTGCTAAAGATAACAACGTTTTTGAACTTTTGAAAAAAATTGATAGAGATAACAAGGGTTATCATGCCTATAGTCACGTAAACACTTTTAGCAGTGCTGCTATGGCTTATAAAGTAACAGGTAAGCGACATTATTTGGACACGATTGTCAATGCTTATAAGTTTCTTAAAAATACTCAGCTTTTTGCAACAGGAGGTTATGGTCCTGAAGAGCAGCTTATTGTTCCTGAAGGATTGCCTGAAACACTGCTCCCCGTATATAATGGCAAGTGGGATTCTGATCTGGTATTTCATTTTGAAACGGCCTGTGGTTCCTGGGCAGGCTTCAAGCTATCGCGTTATTTGATGGAATTTACTGGACAAGCAAAGTATGGTGATTGGGCTGAACGGCTGGTTTATAACGGCATCGGTGCTCAGCCGCAAATGAACAAAATGGGAATGATAATGTATGGTTCCCGTTACCATTTATGCGGTGCTCAAAAAACCCTTACTACCACGTGGTTCTGCTGTCAGGGGACACGGCCTCTGGATGTTACTGATTATCATAACTTAATATACTACAAGGATAATAAAAACTTGTATGTCAATCTTTTTGTACCATCCCAAGTGCAATGGCATGGTCCGGATGGCACGGTTAAAGTAATTCAGAAAACGCAATACCCTGAAGATGAAACTGTTTGTTTCGAGATTCAACCGAAAAAGCCGGAGAGTCGATTTGGGTTGAAGTTCCGGATTCCTATGTGGGCTCACAAGGGTGTAGAGGTGATGATAAACGGTACTCCAACTGAAATAAAAACTATCCCCGGTGAATGGGCGTGCATCAAACGTAAATGGCATTGCAATGATACCGTGACGCTGAAATTTGACCTGTCGCCGCGGATAGAACCTTTGCCTGGATACGTATCACCGGTAGCCGTAATGTGCGGCCCAGCTGTAATGGTCAAATCCACAGCGCGTTGGTCAAATGAATTCATTCCCACAAAAAAGAATTTAAGATTTCCTGCGGATTGGCTTACCGGACGGGGTGGAAGGATAAGATATTCATTTTCACCTTCAATGAAGGCTCCAGTAAACAGAGGAAGCAGACTCCGATCAAATGAAGTATTTCGTCCTTTCTATGATATCAAGCCGGGTGAATTTTACCGGATGTATTTTGAGCGTGATGGTCAAAAAATTATACCCTCGGAGAAATTGTCTTTCAATGGTGTTTGGAAGTCGGAAGATAAGCTTCACTATACAGAGGAGCCAGGAAGTTCATTTGAAGGAAAATTCCAGGGTTCAACTGTAGTTTGGGAAGGTTTAAGAACTAAAGAGGGCGGAAAAGCAGAAATATGCATTGATGGTAAAAAAGTTGCAGAGGTCGATCAGTACGGTTATACATTTAAGGGACGAATTGACCAGCATAAAATACCGTTCAGATGGTCAATAACAGACTTGGGCGGCGGCGAACACGAAATCAAGGTGAGTGTTTTATCTGAAAAGAACCCTAAGTCTGAGGCAACAGAAATTAACATACGACGTTTAACAGTATATTAA
- a CDS encoding transposase, whose amino-acid sequence MIEEAEVSGSKILKKAASRIRAWRNHILNWYEHKISNGKMKAAKI is encoded by the coding sequence ATGATCGAAGAAGCGGAAGTCAGCGGGAGCAAGATTCTGAAGAAAGCCGCTAGTAGGATAAGAGCTTGGAGAAACCATATCCTTAACTGGTATGAACATAAAATAAGCAACGGCAAAATGAAAGCTGCTAAAATATGA
- a CDS encoding recombinase family protein codes for MTQAVIYTRFSPRKNAEDSRSCETQEKLCRKYCKDSGFDVKAVFRDEALSGKDLDRPGLWQAIERIRKGDVLVVYRHDRLARDVYLSEVIRRAVKKAGGHIEAVNGGGGNGESNEEVLIRQVLAAFAEYERKVIALRTKYSMLAHQKAGRRMSNHPPYGYKPAPEDSSRLVEDENEQLVIKKVIELRKQGMGWSAIARWLNENGFPARAKKWSHVAIMRIIERYAPGLKNR; via the coding sequence ATGACACAAGCAGTAATTTATACTCGATTTTCACCCCGCAAGAATGCTGAGGACAGCAGATCCTGTGAGACGCAAGAGAAGCTATGCAGGAAATACTGCAAAGACAGCGGTTTTGATGTGAAAGCAGTTTTCAGAGACGAGGCACTATCCGGCAAGGATTTAGACCGCCCAGGGCTTTGGCAGGCCATTGAACGCATCCGCAAAGGTGATGTGCTTGTAGTTTACCGGCACGACAGGTTAGCGAGAGATGTTTATCTCTCAGAGGTTATCCGCAGAGCCGTAAAGAAAGCAGGCGGACATATAGAAGCGGTTAATGGCGGCGGAGGAAATGGCGAGAGCAACGAAGAAGTTTTAATCCGGCAGGTGTTAGCAGCTTTTGCGGAGTATGAGCGAAAGGTTATCGCACTGCGGACTAAATACTCTATGTTAGCACATCAGAAAGCCGGCAGGCGAATGAGTAATCATCCGCCGTATGGTTACAAGCCAGCCCCCGAAGACAGCAGCCGGTTAGTCGAGGACGAAAACGAGCAGCTTGTCATTAAGAAAGTTATTGAACTGCGAAAGCAGGGAATGGGATGGTCGGCTATTGCAAGATGGCTTAATGAGAATGGCTTTCCCGCCAGAGCAAAGAAATGGTCGCACGTTGCGATTATGCGAATAATAGAGCGTTATGCTCCAGGGCTTAAGAATAGATAG
- a CDS encoding helix-turn-helix domain-containing protein: MERINGDILKQALADKGFKQFEFAEKTGISKFRISRLCQEGMHNVYRKTAEKMADALNIELAELRKESGAYQGKPARQLRDMLSEDAIAVLDMYDKLDPVGKAEVLLKIKAITDEMAEKGD, translated from the coding sequence ATGGAACGAATTAACGGAGACATTCTAAAACAGGCCTTGGCAGACAAAGGGTTTAAGCAATTTGAGTTTGCCGAAAAAACCGGCATTAGCAAATTCCGGATCAGCCGGCTGTGTCAAGAAGGTATGCACAATGTGTATCGTAAAACTGCCGAGAAAATGGCTGATGCGCTCAATATAGAGCTGGCAGAGCTGAGGAAGGAAAGCGGAGCTTATCAGGGCAAGCCTGCAAGGCAGCTTAGGGATATGCTTTCAGAAGATGCTATAGCGGTGCTTGATATGTATGATAAGCTCGATCCAGTCGGGAAGGCAGAAGTCCTGCTGAAGATTAAAGCGATTACTGATGAGATGGCTGAGAAAGGCGATTAG